In Phragmites australis chromosome 17, lpPhrAust1.1, whole genome shotgun sequence, the following are encoded in one genomic region:
- the LOC133896584 gene encoding bHLH transcription factor RHL1-like isoform X1 — MQPTAREMQAMAAAGQISLDDLRTAASSTAAGAHDDFFDLLGGLPPSAWPDLSAAADGKAPEGGAQDEGMQQQFEGMYDESALLASQLRQHQISGGPGGGAETAAAAKQMLLQQLADLRQGHHMMLPGMGRSPGGGGSMLLPLSLGSGGSGGDVQALLKAAANSTGGEAGGVFGGSFAGSLQQQQQHFQPHHQQQTAPMLGQGFGGGGGVGASGGAASQPQAGASGGAAAPPRQRVRARRGQATDPHSIAERLRRERIAERMKALQELVPSANKTDKASMLDEIIDYVKFLQLQVKVLSMSRLGGAAAVAPLVADMSSEGRGGGAATAGSDGLAVTEQQVAKLMEEDMGTAMQYLQGKGLCLMPVSLASAISSATCRMRPPVSHMAAAMRLPGMNGGVADAAAVPASPSMSVLTAQSAMANGEGSHSQQQAKDAASVSKP, encoded by the exons ATGCAGCCCACGGCGCGGGAAATgcaggccatggccgccgccggccAGATCTCCCTCGACGACCTCCGCACGGCCGCCAGCAGTACCGCCGCCGGCGCGCACGATGACTTCTTCGACCTGCTCGGCGGCCTGCCGCCATCGGCCTGGCCCGACCTGTCCGCCGCGGCCGACGGGAAGGCGCCGGAGGGCGGCGCGCAGGATGAGGGGATGCAGCAGCAGTTTGAGGGGATGTACGACGAGTCCGCACTGCTGGCGTCGCAACTCCGGCAGCACCAGATCAGCGGCGGCCCAGGGGGCGGCGCGgagaccgccgccgccgcgaagCAGATGTTGCTGCAGCAGCTGGCCGATCTGAGGCAGGGCCACCACATGATGCTCCCGGGCATGGGCCGCTCGCCGGGCGGAGGCGGCAGCATGCTCCTCCCGCTCTCCCTCGGCAGCGGCGGATCGGGCGGCGACGTGCAGGCGCTGCTCAAAGCCGCCGCTAATTCCACC GGAGGAGAAGCCGGCGGCGTCTTCGGCGGCAGCTTCGCCGGATCGctccagcagcaacaacaacatttCCAGCCGCATCACCAG CAGCAAACGGCGCCGATGCTGGGCCAGGGCttcggtggaggaggaggcgtcggGGCGTCTGGCGGCGCCGCGTCGCAGCCTCAGGCCGGGGCGTCGGGCGGCGCTGCCGCGCCGCCCAGGCAGCGCGTGCGGGCGAGGCGCGGACAGGCCACGGACCCCCACAGCATCGCGGAGCGG CTCCGGAGAGAGAGGATCGCGGAGAGGATGAAGGCCCTGCAAGAGCTGGTGCCCAGCGCCAACAAG ACGGACAAGGCGTCGATGCTGGACGAGATCATCGACTACGTCAAGTTCTTGCAGCTCCAAGTCAAG GTGCTGAGCATGAGCCGGTTAGGTGGCGCCGCTGCCGTCGCGCCGCTCGTGGCCGACATGTCCTCGGAG gggcgaggaggcggcgcggcgacggcggggagcgACGGCCTTGCGGTGACGGAGCAGCAGGTGGCGAAGCTGATGGAGGAGGACATGGGCACCGCCATGCAGTACCTGCAAGGGAAGGGCCTCTGCCTCATGCCCGTCTCCCTCGCCTCCGCCATCTCCTCCGCGACGTGCCGCATGCGCCCGCCGGTCAGCCACATGGCCGCGGCCATGCGCTTGCCCGGCATGAACGGTGGCGTCGCCGACGCAGCAGCCGTGCCGGCCTCACCGAGCATGTCCGTGCTCACGGCGCAGTCGGCCATGGCCAACGGCGAGGGCTCGCACTCGCAGCAGCAGGCCAAGGACGCCGCCTCCGTGTCCAAGCCATGA
- the LOC133896584 gene encoding bHLH transcription factor RHL1-like isoform X2 yields the protein MQPTAREMQAMAAAGQISLDDLRTAASSTAAGAHDDFFDLLGGLPPSAWPDLSAAADGKAPEGGAQDEGMQQQFEGMYDESALLASQLRQHQISGGPGGGAETAAAAKQMLLQQLADLRQGHHMMLPGMGRSPGGGGSMLLPLSLGSGGSGGDVQALLKAAANSTGGEAGGVFGGSFAGSLQQQQQHFQPHHQQTAPMLGQGFGGGGGVGASGGAASQPQAGASGGAAAPPRQRVRARRGQATDPHSIAERLRRERIAERMKALQELVPSANKTDKASMLDEIIDYVKFLQLQVKVLSMSRLGGAAAVAPLVADMSSEGRGGGAATAGSDGLAVTEQQVAKLMEEDMGTAMQYLQGKGLCLMPVSLASAISSATCRMRPPVSHMAAAMRLPGMNGGVADAAAVPASPSMSVLTAQSAMANGEGSHSQQQAKDAASVSKP from the exons ATGCAGCCCACGGCGCGGGAAATgcaggccatggccgccgccggccAGATCTCCCTCGACGACCTCCGCACGGCCGCCAGCAGTACCGCCGCCGGCGCGCACGATGACTTCTTCGACCTGCTCGGCGGCCTGCCGCCATCGGCCTGGCCCGACCTGTCCGCCGCGGCCGACGGGAAGGCGCCGGAGGGCGGCGCGCAGGATGAGGGGATGCAGCAGCAGTTTGAGGGGATGTACGACGAGTCCGCACTGCTGGCGTCGCAACTCCGGCAGCACCAGATCAGCGGCGGCCCAGGGGGCGGCGCGgagaccgccgccgccgcgaagCAGATGTTGCTGCAGCAGCTGGCCGATCTGAGGCAGGGCCACCACATGATGCTCCCGGGCATGGGCCGCTCGCCGGGCGGAGGCGGCAGCATGCTCCTCCCGCTCTCCCTCGGCAGCGGCGGATCGGGCGGCGACGTGCAGGCGCTGCTCAAAGCCGCCGCTAATTCCACC GGAGGAGAAGCCGGCGGCGTCTTCGGCGGCAGCTTCGCCGGATCGctccagcagcaacaacaacatttCCAGCCGCATCACCAG CAAACGGCGCCGATGCTGGGCCAGGGCttcggtggaggaggaggcgtcggGGCGTCTGGCGGCGCCGCGTCGCAGCCTCAGGCCGGGGCGTCGGGCGGCGCTGCCGCGCCGCCCAGGCAGCGCGTGCGGGCGAGGCGCGGACAGGCCACGGACCCCCACAGCATCGCGGAGCGG CTCCGGAGAGAGAGGATCGCGGAGAGGATGAAGGCCCTGCAAGAGCTGGTGCCCAGCGCCAACAAG ACGGACAAGGCGTCGATGCTGGACGAGATCATCGACTACGTCAAGTTCTTGCAGCTCCAAGTCAAG GTGCTGAGCATGAGCCGGTTAGGTGGCGCCGCTGCCGTCGCGCCGCTCGTGGCCGACATGTCCTCGGAG gggcgaggaggcggcgcggcgacggcggggagcgACGGCCTTGCGGTGACGGAGCAGCAGGTGGCGAAGCTGATGGAGGAGGACATGGGCACCGCCATGCAGTACCTGCAAGGGAAGGGCCTCTGCCTCATGCCCGTCTCCCTCGCCTCCGCCATCTCCTCCGCGACGTGCCGCATGCGCCCGCCGGTCAGCCACATGGCCGCGGCCATGCGCTTGCCCGGCATGAACGGTGGCGTCGCCGACGCAGCAGCCGTGCCGGCCTCACCGAGCATGTCCGTGCTCACGGCGCAGTCGGCCATGGCCAACGGCGAGGGCTCGCACTCGCAGCAGCAGGCCAAGGACGCCGCCTCCGTGTCCAAGCCATGA